Proteins encoded by one window of Erysipelothrix rhusiopathiae:
- the guaA gene encoding glutamine-hydrolyzing GMP synthase gives MANKIIVLDFGSQYNQLIVRRIRDLGVYSELLDNEITAEEIRADKDIAGIVLSGGPNSVYADNAYHIDQEIFELGLPILGVCYGMQLMAHQNGGKVESHSKREYGLAPIEVKQDNPITQGLPSSYNVWMSHGDQVKAVPAGFDVYASSENTDIVMMGNDEKKQYGIQFHTEVRNTENGIEMLENFVVNVCKAETGWDMEHFVEEQTAIIREKVGNEHVICALSGGVDSAVVAALLHHAIGDQLTCIFVDHGLLRKGEADSVVEVFQDHFKMNLIKVDAQRRFLDKLAGVDDPEKKRKIIGNEFIYVFEDETKKLRDAKWLAQGTLYTDVIESGTKTAQTIKSHHNVGGLPEDMDFKLIEPLDTLFKDEVRKLGLVLGLPEHIVHRQPFPGPGIAIRILGAVDEEKIKIVQESDYILREEIAKAGLDREIWQYFTVLTNLRSVGVMGDQRTYDYTLAIRAVTSIDGMSADFARIPWDILQKISVRIVNEVQGINRIVYDCTSKPPATIEWE, from the coding sequence ATGGCAAATAAGATTATTGTTTTAGACTTTGGGTCACAGTATAATCAGTTAATTGTTCGTCGTATTCGTGATTTAGGCGTATACAGTGAATTATTAGATAATGAGATTACAGCTGAAGAAATCCGCGCAGATAAAGATATCGCTGGTATCGTTTTATCCGGTGGACCCAACTCAGTGTATGCAGATAATGCATATCACATTGATCAAGAAATTTTTGAACTTGGATTACCAATTTTAGGTGTATGCTATGGTATGCAACTTATGGCGCACCAAAATGGTGGTAAAGTTGAATCACATTCAAAACGTGAATACGGCTTAGCACCGATTGAAGTAAAACAAGACAACCCAATTACTCAAGGATTACCATCATCATACAATGTTTGGATGAGCCATGGCGATCAAGTTAAAGCAGTTCCTGCTGGATTTGATGTATATGCTTCATCAGAAAATACAGACATCGTTATGATGGGTAATGATGAAAAGAAACAATATGGAATCCAATTCCATACTGAAGTACGCAATACTGAAAACGGTATTGAAATGTTAGAAAACTTTGTAGTTAACGTATGTAAAGCTGAAACTGGCTGGGATATGGAACACTTTGTTGAAGAACAAACTGCAATCATCCGTGAAAAAGTAGGTAACGAACATGTTATCTGTGCGCTTTCAGGTGGTGTTGACTCTGCTGTTGTTGCAGCACTTTTACACCATGCAATCGGCGATCAACTCACATGTATCTTTGTAGACCATGGTCTACTCCGTAAAGGGGAAGCTGACAGTGTAGTTGAAGTATTCCAAGATCACTTTAAGATGAATTTAATCAAAGTTGATGCACAACGTCGTTTCTTAGACAAACTTGCAGGTGTTGATGATCCTGAGAAAAAACGTAAAATTATCGGTAACGAATTTATTTACGTATTCGAAGATGAAACTAAAAAGCTTCGCGATGCGAAATGGTTAGCACAAGGAACTTTATATACTGATGTTATTGAATCGGGAACAAAGACCGCTCAAACAATTAAATCACACCATAATGTTGGTGGATTACCCGAAGATATGGACTTCAAATTGATTGAGCCACTTGATACACTCTTCAAAGATGAAGTGCGTAAATTAGGACTTGTTCTTGGATTACCAGAACATATCGTTCACCGTCAACCATTCCCAGGACCTGGAATCGCAATCCGTATTCTTGGTGCTGTCGATGAAGAAAAAATTAAAATTGTACAAGAGAGTGATTACATTCTCCGTGAAGAAATTGCGAAAGCCGGTCTTGACCGTGAAATCTGGCAATACTTTACAGTACTAACAAACTTAAGAAGTGTGGGTGTCATGGGTGATCAACGTACTTATGATTACACACTTGCAATCCGTGCCGTAACATCAATTGATGGAATGAGCGCAGACTTTGCACGTATCCCATGGGATATTCTCCAAAAAATCTCAGTTCGTATCGTAAATGAGGTTCAAGGAATTAACCGCATCGTCTATGATTGTACTTCAAAACCACCAGCAACAATTGAGTGGGAATAG